From the Pseudomonas syringae KCTC 12500 genome, the window CTGCGCTGATCGTTCTGCATCTCATCCTGCTGGGCACGGTAATGCTCGGCCTGAATGACCAACTCTTCCTTGCGCGCACCGGAGTAGTCCGACCAGGTGCCGAGCAGTGAATCGAGGATCGGTGACAGACGATGAAGCTTGCCGCGCAACACATCGCGCTGCTTGACGCCAGCGGCCAGCGCCTCGACCAGTGGACCCGCCAGCACCAGCGAGTTGTAGTCCTGTTCCATACGCCGCACATCGCGGAAGGCTTCTTCACAGGCGGCAATATAGTCGACGCTGCCCGAACGCAGGCTGTGCTCGAAAGCATCCAGAAACAGCTGCTTGAGTTTGGCGGCGGTGATTTCACGCATGTGCAGCAGGTTGATGAACAGTGCGCGGAAGGTCTTTAGGCTCTGCTCGCTGGTGGAGCGCAGCGGGATCAAGGTCAGGTCCAGCGGAATCGACGTGTGCCCGCCGACCAGCAGACGGCGCAGTTCGTCAGGCTTGAGCTCGTAGGCTTTCAGGCCCTGGCTTTCCAGGTTGCTGAACAGCTCTTTCTGACGCAGGCAGGTGTCGTTCTTCTGGTAATGACCCAGATCCAGCTCGCCGGCATAGGCGAAGAACTGGTGGCCGAAGCCGCCGCCCGGACCGCGACCCACGACGCCGATGACATGCGGGCCGTGAGGCAGGGAAACTTCCACCAGAATGTAACTGGTGTCGGAAGCAAAGTAGAAGCGTCGTGACTGTTCCAGACTGTACTTGCCGAAGCTCATGTCCGACATGCGCGCCAGAATCGGGAATTGCAGGGCGTTGATCGAGGCGCTTTTACCGAGGTTGTTCGCGCCGTATACCGACAGCGGATTTTCCAGCGGGAACAGGCCAAGGCTGTAACCGGCAGTGTTCAACAGGGCAAAGCGGCGGATGCCATAACGTTCCTGGCTCATGTGTCCATCTCCTGTCGTTGCTCATCGGCGATTGCCCGGGCCAGCGCCTCTTCCTCGGTCTCTTCGCCGAATTCAGCCAGGTCCAGCGGGTCATCGGTTTCCAGCAGCTTTTCGTCGCTGTCGTCATCGATGAGCACAGGCGTCGGCAGGGGCAGGGCGCTATGCAGGCTGGCGGCCAGATCGCGGTCCTGTTGCACCGACAGGCACACATCGAGAAAACGGTGCATCGGCGGCAGGAAGCGGTAGATACCCACTTCCTCACTGGCAAAGCCCAACTGCGTCATGCGCCGCATGATCTTTTCTTCGAGCTCTTCCGGGGTCTGTACTTCAGCCTGGAGAAACAGGTCGCGGTACTTTTCCAGCATCGAAGGCAGCTCGTCGCGGCCCAGGCTGCCACCGTCGAGCACTGACATGGGATCACGGCCCTGATCTGCCAGATGTTCAACGAGGATGAAGGTGAACAGTGCCAGGCGCTGGGCGGTCTTGTTGACCTGCGCAGCGGCCAGTTCAGGCACGAAATAATAAAAGCCACGCGTATCGCAGACCAGTTCGAAGCCCAGTGCCTTGAACAGCGTGCGGTACTGGTCCTGGCAGTTGGAGAGCTGAGCGTACAGCTCCGGGTCGCGGCGGCTGATGTGATAGCCCTTGAACAGCTCGCGAAAGATCGGCGCGAGCTGGGACATTTCGGATAGATCAAGATGCATGAACGGTGCTCTCGGAATGCTCGGCCTGCTCGTCTTTTGCAGCGAGCAGGGCAAAGGAGCGCAGGCTGACGCGGTGCTCCCGGGTGAAATATTCGCGACGCTCGAGGCGTTCACGGGCGAAGCGCTTGTCGCGCGACAGGCGCGAGAACCAGTAGAGCAACTCGTCGGTTTCGCCGGTTGGCTCCTGCTCCAGCAACCAGACCATCAGGTCAGGCATCGGCAAGGCATCTTCGCAGCGCTCGAGCATCTCTTTGACCGTACGCGGTGCGCGTGGCGCCTGACCCTTGCGGGTGCCACTGGCCTTGGGGAATCTGGCGGGTTTGGGTTCGAAGCGCGCCAGGGCATACACGTAGGCCTCGACCTGACTCGCACTGCCCAGAAACGTACTTTGCGGACGGGTGAACATCGGCATGGCAGCCTGAGGCACCGCATCCAGCCCCTTGCGGCGAATGGCAGACAAGGCCAGCGCTGCGCCGCGGGTCACGGCGTTATGGCGCCGCGCTTCTTCACGCAGTGGCAGCAGCAGTTCGCGTGCATGGCGCAAGGTCAGCTGGGCACTGGTCTGCATTTCCAGAATGCGCGCATGGGTACGCAGCAGCATGTCGTCGTCGACCAGATGACCGAGACGTTGTTGCTCGGTCAGCAGGCGCAGCAGGACGTTCTCGACCTTGCGCACGCCCTGCTCGAACGCACCGTCTGCGTTGACCAGTTGAATCATCGGCTCGACGTATTCGTCCCACGTCGCCAGCACTTCGGCATAACGCTGGCGCAACGGGATCTGCCGGTCACTGGTCTTGGCCCGGTCGGCCACGGCGACCAGCGCCTGTTCGTCGTTGGCGAGCTTCTTGAGTACGTCGCGCACGCGCATGTCTAGCAGGCGCAGCTGTCTGGCCAGGTCGTTGGCGTCGCGAACCTCGAACGCGTCCTGAATGTAGCCGGCCAGTCGCTCCAGATGGCGCAGGTAGGCCTCGATTTCCAGACACAGGCCCAGACGGTGCTCGCGGCGCAGGTACGACAGGAAGTCATGGATCTGTGCGTTGAGCTCGAAACGGTTCGGGCTTTTCGCGACGGGCACCAGAATGTCCAGACGGATCCACACGTCCAGCAGATTGGTGATGTCTTGCGGAGTGCTGTCCTGCTGCTGAGCGCCCAGTTGCAGGCGCAGCTCGCTCAGGCTCAACGTACCCTGGTCGAAATGTTCGCATAAGGGCTCAAGGAGCGCCCAGTGCTCGGCAAGGGCGCGCAGAACGCGCTTGGGTTCGATCATCGTTAGGCCGACTGTTGGCAAGTGAAAAGCGGCAATTGTACTGCATCAGTCGACTGATATTTCACCTGCGGGCGATATGCTGCAGCGCAAAAAGGCGAACAACGCTAGAATTGCGCGCTTAACTTATCCACAGGTGGCTGACCCTTGCTCAACGAGTCCCGTCGCCGCGCTTATTTGACTGCCATGCAGGTGGTCAACTGGCTGCCGCGCACAGAACTGCCATTCGCCGCGCCGTCACGTCCGCAACTGCTTGTGCCGTTGCCGCCGCCGGTCGAGGTGCAACGTGTCGCGCCTGCTGCTTCGCCAGCGGAGCACGCTGCGCCTGCCGAAACGTCGAATGTCGAGCCGGTTGCCCGCCAGCCCGAGCGCCCGAGGGTCGAGGTGCCGCGCCCCTCCCTGGCCAGCACGCGCACAGCGACCCCGGCCGCCGAAGAGGCCGAGCCGGCGCCGCCGAAGGCGCCGGTGGTACCGCCACCGCGCTTTGCCCTGCAATTGTTGCGCGCCGGACGCTGCCTGTTACTGGTCGAACTCACCACGGGTCAGCCGTTTCAGAGCCGTGATCCTTCCTACCTGCTGCTCAAGGACATGCTGCGCGCCGCCGGTCTGCCCGACAGCCCGCAGATCATCGGCGAGCCCGTGCGCTGGCCGTTGCTGGTCCGCGGCCAGATGGACCAGGGCCCGGAAGCTGCGCGAGATTTCGTGCAGGGTTTCGTGGGCGCGCGGCTCGAGGACGAGCCCTGCGCCTGCCTGTGGCTGATCGGTCTGCCGTCGATGAAGTACGCCGGTGAAGCCGATGCCGAGTCTTACCACCGTGAACTGCAGATTGAAGGTCTGGGTACGGCCTGGGCGCTGCCAGGTCTTGAATTACTGATGGACGAGCCTGAGCGCAAGGCGGATGTCTGGAAAGCCATGCGTCGGCTGATGACGCGCTGGAAATCGATCGATGAGTGATGCCGTAACCTTCCGCCGCATGACCGAAGCCGACATGGACGCAGTGCTGAAAATCGAATACGCGGCGTTCAGTCATCCCTGGACACGCGGCATCTTTCTCGACGGGCTCAAGTCCTATGAGATCTGGTTGATGTTCGAGGGCGCGCAGCAGGTCGGACACGGTGTCATTCAGGTCATCATCGACGAAGCGCACCTGCTCAACATTACGGTCAAACCTGAAAATCAGGGGCGGGGTCTTGGCCTGTTACTGCTCGACCACCTGATGAAGCGCGCTTACCAGCTCAATGCACGAGAATGCTTTCTGGAGCTGCGTGACAGCAACCGCCCAGCCTATCGTCTGTATGAAAACTACGGTTTCAATGAGATAGGCCGGCGTCGTGACTACTACCCGGCATCCGACGGCGGCCGTGAAGACGCAGTGGTCATGGCCTGCACGCTGCTGGACTGAGTGTCCGGATCAGCGCTGGTTGCCGTCCAGCGGGTCGACGAGTGCCAGTTCTTCTTCGTCCAGGCCGTTGCCACCGCCAATGTCATCTCCATCGACGACCGTAACATCTAGGTCGGCCGGGAGGTCTTCGCCTGGCTCGTTGGGGGAGCGGGCGCCGTCTTCATGGATCAGGGTTTCCGGAGACAGATCATCGTCGGTCGAATGATGGTCATCAGTAGAAGCCCCCGTGAGGCCTGCTTCGCGCACTCGCTGATCCGGAATTTCATGTTGCAGCTCGCCTTCAGGGATAAGATCGCCGATACGGCCCGGTTCTTCCTCGTCGAAATCGAGTGTTTCCATGGAGCCCATGCGGTCTTCGTTATCGTCGATAGGTTCCGGTTCGGTGGCACCAAACGGACGGCGTGAATCGTTCATGAGAAATCCTCATTTCAGGTGGTCGTAAAAAGTGGACCGACCGTGACTTTGAAGATTCCTTTTTGTTGACGACAGGCATTCGCAACGAGTGGCATCACAGCGTGACTTGAAGGATCGGACACCAGTCCAAGGCTGGGCATCATTATCGAGATCGAGGCGTCAAAGCATGAACGAGCTACAAGACCTGATTGATAACAATGCACGCTGGGCCGATGCGATAAAGCAGGAAGATCCTGAGTTCTTCGCCAAACTGGCCCGCCAGCAAACCCCTGAGTTCCTGTGGATCGGTTGCTCCGACGCACGCGTGCCGGCCAACGAAATCGTCGGCATGCTGCCGGGTGATCTGTTCGTTCACCGCAACGTGGCCAACGTCGTACTGCACACCGACCTTAACTGCCTGTCAGTGATTCAGTACGCAGTGGACGTGTTGAAGGTCAAACACATTCTGGTCACAGGCCACTACGGTTGCGGTGGCGTGCGTGCGTCCATGCAGGACCGCCAGTTCGGCCTGATCGACGGCTGGTTGCGCACGATTCGTGACCTGTATTACGAAAACCGCGAGTTGCTGGCCAAGCTGCCGACCGAGGAAGAGCGCGTCGACCGCCTGTGTGAATTGAATGTGATTCAGCAAGTGGCCAACGTCGGTCACACCAGCATTGTGCAGAACGCCTGGCACCGTGGGCAGAGCCTGTCTGTGCATGGCTGCATCTACGGCATCAAGGATGGCCGCTGGAAAAGCCTCGACGTGACCATCAGCGGCTTCGAGCAACTGCCGCCGCAGTACCGCCTGCGTCCGCAGGACTGATAGCCGTTGATCGCCAGCCAGCCTCTTGTTGCAGGCTGGCTGGCGAGTTAACCCATCACAACACGAAACGCTGCACCATCAGGTTCAGATCATTCGCCAGCATCGACAGTGCGTTACTCGCGACGGTGGTCTGCTGCGCGCCTGATGCGGTCTGGCTGGACAGGTCGCGAATACTGCTCAGGTTGCGGTCCACTTCGGTTGCCACCTGGGCCTGCTGCTCGGCGGCACTGGCAATCAGCAGGTTGCGGTCGTTGATGGTGGCGGTTGAATGAATGATCACTTGCAGGGCTTCGCCGGTCGAGGCGGCCTGTTCCATCGTCAGGTTGGCCTGCGTCGCCGTGTGGCGCAGCGAGCTGGCGGTTTGCTGGGTGCTTTGCTGCACGCCGCTGATCAGCCCTTCGATTTCCGCGGTGGATGCACTGGTGCGTTGCGCCAGTGAGCGGACTTCATCGGCCACCACGGCAAAACCGCGTCCGGCTTCGCCTGCACGAGCCGCTTCGATAGCCGCGTTCAGGGCCAGTAAATTGGTCTGATTGGCGATTGCGCGAATCACATCGAGGATGCTGCTGATGCTCTGGGTGCGTTCGGCCAGCCCTTGCGCCTGATGCGACGAGTCCAGCACATTTTCGGTCAGCTCCTTGATCGACAGAATGGTCGCCGACAGCTTGTCCTGCCCTTGTGCTGCCGCCCGGGTCGATGCCTCCGATTCGGTCACGGTATTGCTGGCATTACCTGCCACTTCGATGGCCGCCTGGCTCATCTGATTGACCGCGACAGCGGCCTGTTCGATTTCAGTGTTCTGCAATTGCAGATTGAGCGCACTGGCTTCGGCGATGCTGCCCATCTCCTGAACCGACTGCGACAACTGCGTCGCCGCTGCGTAGATCTGGTCGATCGTACTGTGCAGGTTGGTGCGCATGCGCCCGAGGGTGATCAGCAATTGCGCGGTCTCGTCCTTGCCGTCCGGTATCGGGTGCTCGCTCAGGTCGCCATCGGCAATGGTGCTGGCGATGTGTAAAGCCTGCCGCATCGGGTGGATGATGCTGACGCTCAGGCGCCAGGCCAACAACAGGGTCAGTGCCAGAACCAGGCCAATGGCGCTCAGCGCAATGATCCGCGTTTGCTCGTAGCTGGCACCTGCGGCCTCTACGGCGGCGGACGCACTCTGTTTGTTCAGCTCCCGCAACAGCTGCACCTGCATGTCCATCAGGTCGCCTTGCAGCGAGAGCATGGTGTTGGCCAGCATCCTGGCCTCGTCCAGCTTGTTCTGCTCGATCAGCGCGATCTGATCCTGCAAACCGGGCATGAAGGCCTTGTAGGCATCCTGCAACGCGACAATGGAGTCATGCTCAGTGCCCGACTGGACACGCGCCAGGTATTCCGAGAAGCCTTTCTCGACCTCGTTCCTGAGTTGCTCGACATTGATCTTGCTGTTGATGACGGCGCCCGGATCGTCGGCGTTGGCGATCAGACGGGTGGTTTCGCTGCGCAGTTTGACCAGACCGATGGCGATGGCATCGGCGGTGGCGATACTGGGCAGGGCGCCGCTCTCGACTGCCTCGCCCTGGGTGCGGATCGCCTGCATCTGCAACAGGCAGAACGCGCCAAGCGCTACCATCAACAGGGAGGTTATGGCAAAGCAGATGACCAGGCGCAGGGTGATTTTGAAGCGGCGCAAGAGTGTTGTCGTTGTGGCTTGCCGACGTAGGAAACGAGGCATCAATCTTTTCACGGCACACAACCCCTATAAACACACGGACCTTCTCGGAGAGCCGTTTATAGGGCAATTGTGTGATGTCTTTATGACATCTGCTGAATGATGGATGTGCAGCCAATGACTCATGGCTGCAGGGGAGCAATTTCCTCCATCAGTTCATCCAGAAAGCGCTTGACCCGATGGTGCCGGGCTTTCGCCAGTTGTGCGCCGGTAGCGGTCTGAAAACCGTCAGCCAGTTGCAGCAGCTTGGTGTGGAAGTGGTCGACGGCGAAATTCAGGTCGTCATAGGGGCGCTGGCTGGCATACGGATCATTCGGGTCGTAGAGCGCTCTGCCGAGACGCCCTGACACGTAGAAGGTGCGGGCCACACCGATCATGCCCAGCGAGTCCAGCCGGTCGGCGTCCTGCAGTATTCTGGCCTCGAGGGTCAACGGCGTGATCGCCGCCGAG encodes:
- the mksE gene encoding Mks condensin complex protein MksE; its protein translation is MHLDLSEMSQLAPIFRELFKGYHISRRDPELYAQLSNCQDQYRTLFKALGFELVCDTRGFYYFVPELAAAQVNKTAQRLALFTFILVEHLADQGRDPMSVLDGGSLGRDELPSMLEKYRDLFLQAEVQTPEELEEKIMRRMTQLGFASEEVGIYRFLPPMHRFLDVCLSVQQDRDLAASLHSALPLPTPVLIDDDSDEKLLETDDPLDLAEFGEETEEEALARAIADEQRQEMDT
- the mksB gene encoding Mks condensin complex protein MksB, translating into MIEPKRVLRALAEHWALLEPLCEHFDQGTLSLSELRLQLGAQQQDSTPQDITNLLDVWIRLDILVPVAKSPNRFELNAQIHDFLSYLRREHRLGLCLEIEAYLRHLERLAGYIQDAFEVRDANDLARQLRLLDMRVRDVLKKLANDEQALVAVADRAKTSDRQIPLRQRYAEVLATWDEYVEPMIQLVNADGAFEQGVRKVENVLLRLLTEQQRLGHLVDDDMLLRTHARILEMQTSAQLTLRHARELLLPLREEARRHNAVTRGAALALSAIRRKGLDAVPQAAMPMFTRPQSTFLGSASQVEAYVYALARFEPKPARFPKASGTRKGQAPRAPRTVKEMLERCEDALPMPDLMVWLLEQEPTGETDELLYWFSRLSRDKRFARERLERREYFTREHRVSLRSFALLAAKDEQAEHSESTVHAS
- the rimI gene encoding ribosomal protein S18-alanine N-acetyltransferase encodes the protein MSDAVTFRRMTEADMDAVLKIEYAAFSHPWTRGIFLDGLKSYEIWLMFEGAQQVGHGVIQVIIDEAHLLNITVKPENQGRGLGLLLLDHLMKRAYQLNARECFLELRDSNRPAYRLYENYGFNEIGRRRDYYPASDGGREDAVVMACTLLD
- the can gene encoding carbonate dehydratase, which encodes MNELQDLIDNNARWADAIKQEDPEFFAKLARQQTPEFLWIGCSDARVPANEIVGMLPGDLFVHRNVANVVLHTDLNCLSVIQYAVDVLKVKHILVTGHYGCGGVRASMQDRQFGLIDGWLRTIRDLYYENRELLAKLPTEEERVDRLCELNVIQQVANVGHTSIVQNAWHRGQSLSVHGCIYGIKDGRWKSLDVTISGFEQLPPQYRLRPQD
- a CDS encoding methyl-accepting chemotaxis protein, which encodes MPRFLRRQATTTTLLRRFKITLRLVICFAITSLLMVALGAFCLLQMQAIRTQGEAVESGALPSIATADAIAIGLVKLRSETTRLIANADDPGAVINSKINVEQLRNEVEKGFSEYLARVQSGTEHDSIVALQDAYKAFMPGLQDQIALIEQNKLDEARMLANTMLSLQGDLMDMQVQLLRELNKQSASAAVEAAGASYEQTRIIALSAIGLVLALTLLLAWRLSVSIIHPMRQALHIASTIADGDLSEHPIPDGKDETAQLLITLGRMRTNLHSTIDQIYAAATQLSQSVQEMGSIAEASALNLQLQNTEIEQAAVAVNQMSQAAIEVAGNASNTVTESEASTRAAAQGQDKLSATILSIKELTENVLDSSHQAQGLAERTQSISSILDVIRAIANQTNLLALNAAIEAARAGEAGRGFAVVADEVRSLAQRTSASTAEIEGLISGVQQSTQQTASSLRHTATQANLTMEQAASTGEALQVIIHSTATINDRNLLIASAAEQQAQVATEVDRNLSSIRDLSSQTASGAQQTTVASNALSMLANDLNLMVQRFVL